From a region of the Wolbachia endosymbiont (group B) of Gerris lacustris genome:
- a CDS encoding IS630 family transposase (programmed frameshift), producing the protein MALRSKLLDEKVVESAKEMLKKVRNNAYVAKKLNAVIAAKKHSITAVAKICCISRKAITTWIKHIKFGREEKLFSPPQRRRKTILNQSQLEQIEVWMEENPNITIREMRIRIQERFGLNISKSTIHRNMQRMKFSYITPRPVHSGQDKNKQEEFKKNLNETIVMHSEKELFFFDESRFGTHSKVGHGWFKKGSRTQVKVKLGRENFYLYSAVNPRNGENFSLFAPNVNTACINIFLEQMSQYLGIRKAFLVMDCASWHKSKSLKIPKNIEIIYLPPYSPDLNPVERFWLYIKQNILRNKIYDTIVLLESALCNFITSLSPSTVKQLCNASYLVH; encoded by the exons ATGGCATTAAGATCAAAATTATTGGATGAAAAAGTGGTGGAATCAGCAAAAGAGATGCTGAAGAAAGTAAGAAATAATGCGTATGTTGCAAAAAAACTAAATGCTGTAATTGCAGCAAAAAAGCACAGTATAACAGCTGTAGCAAAAATATGTTGCATTTCGAGAAAGGCAATTACTACATGGATAAAGCACATAAAATTTGGAAGAGAAGAAAAATTATTTTCTCCACCTCAACGCCGTAGAAAAACTATATTGAACCAAAGTCAACTTGAACAAATTGAGGTGTGGATGGAGGAAAACCCCAATATTACTATTAGAGAAATGAGAATAAGAATCCAAGAAAGATTTGGTTTGAATATCAGCAAATCCACAATACATCGTAATATGCAAAGAATGAAATTCTCATATATCACACCAAGACCAGTTCATAGTGGACAGGATAAAAATAAGCAAGAGGAGTTT AAAAAAAACCTCAATGAAACTATTGTCATGCATTCTGAAAAAGAGCTATTTTTCTTCGATGAATCACGGTTTGGTACACATTCAAAAGTTGGACATGGGTGGTTTAAAAAAGGCAGTAGGACACAGGTTAAGGTAAAATTAGGTAGGGAAAATTTTTATCTCTATAGTGCAGTTAATCCCAGAAATGGAGAGAATTTTAGCTTATTTGCACCAAACGTCAACACTGCTTGTATAAATATATTCCTTGAACAGATGTCGCAATATTTAGGAATACGAAAGGCTTTTCTCGTGATGGATTGCGCTAGTTGGCATAAGTCAAAAAGTTTAAAGATACCTAAAAATATCGAAATTATATACCTACCACCATACTCACCTGACCTCAATCCTGTTGAGAGGTTTTGGTTATATATAAAACAGAACATTTTGCGCAATAAAATCTACGATACAATTGTTCTGCTTGAGAGCGCTTTGTGTAATTTTATTACCTCTCTTTCCCCTTCCACGGTTAAACAACTCTGCAATGCTTCTTATTTGGTTCATTAA
- a CDS encoding RadC family protein translates to MNNGKKLTEEIERVLQSGGGSALFDREIMAVLLGAVHDRKQAQDVTKTLMDNCPGIGEILGREIDDLKMIEGMTEYAAAAIECVKEAHKRALREGLKRGPVMDSQEKLIEYVRVNIGFSAKEAVQIIYLDKQNRLIRDEVYFGTIDEVHLSERKVVKKALSMEAASIILAHNHPGGSLEPSEDDKVMTRELVSACQGVGIELEDHIIMTDKGYCSFKERELL, encoded by the coding sequence GGTAAAAAACTTACAGAAGAAATAGAGAGAGTATTACAGAGTGGAGGAGGAAGTGCTCTGTTTGATCGTGAAATAATGGCAGTGCTTCTAGGAGCAGTTCACGACAGAAAGCAAGCACAAGATGTTACTAAAACTCTAATGGATAATTGCCCAGGAATAGGAGAAATTTTAGGACGAGAAATCGATGATTTGAAAATGATAGAAGGAATGACCGAATATGCAGCCGCAGCAATTGAATGTGTTAAAGAAGCTCACAAGAGAGCACTCAGAGAAGGATTAAAGAGAGGCCCAGTAATGGATAGCCAAGAAAAGCTGATAGAGTATGTAAGGGTAAATATAGGCTTTTCAGCAAAAGAAGCTGTTCAGATAATATATTTGGATAAACAGAACCGTCTGATAAGAGATGAAGTGTATTTTGGTACAATAGATGAAGTACACCTATCTGAAAGGAAAGTGGTAAAAAAGGCGTTATCAATGGAAGCAGCGTCAATAATATTAGCTCATAACCATCCGGGAGGGAGTTTAGAACCATCAGAAGATGATAAAGTAATGACTAGAGAATTAGTGTCAGCATGTCAAGGAGTGGGAATTGAGCTAGAGGATCACATTATTATGACAGACAAAGGATATTGCAGTTTTAAGGAAAGAGAGCTGTTATAA